From the genome of Ictalurus furcatus strain D&B chromosome 4, Billie_1.0, whole genome shotgun sequence, one region includes:
- the adm2b gene encoding protein ADM2: MTTSPLMRARSATLLLLLLLLLITVHVLAAAPARASSRNRLSFPRKFWNFEVGSDIAMETTIKPLTGVKDVVRERHLVWRDLEHKDPLLSNSHTPLGQILIPERRKRGRRQALFGSRGHVHGQLMRVGCVLGTCQVQTLSYRLYQLISQRKKEHSSVNPRSPHSYG, from the exons ATGACGACTTCGCCTTTGATGCGCGCGCGCTCCgccacactactactactactactactactgctaataacaGTGCACGTGTTGGCGGCTGCACCGGCGCGCGCATCATCACGCAACAG GTTGAGTTTTCCAAGAAAGTTCTGGAACTTTGAGGTGGGAAGTGATATCGCCATGGAAACCACTATCAAGCCCCTGACTGGTGTAAAGGATGTGGTGCGAGAGCGCCATTTGGTCTGGAGAGATCTTGAGCATAAAGATCCCCTGCTGAGTAATTCTCACACACCTCTCGGTCAAATCCTCATCCCCGAGAGACGGAAACGGGGGCGTCGCCAGGCGCTCTTCGGCTCGCGGGGTCATGTGCACGGTCAGCTGATGCGGGTGGGCTGCGTGTTAGGAACCTGCCAGGTCCAGACCCTGAGTTATCGTCTCTACCAGCTGATCAGCCAGAGGAAAAAAGAACATTCTTCAGTCAATCCCAGAAGTCCTCACAGTTACGGATGA